The following DNA comes from Pieris napi chromosome 18, ilPieNapi1.2, whole genome shotgun sequence.
GCTCACAGTAAACAACTTTCAAACACAAAACCGTCGCGACAACACAGACTTCTTGACTTGTTATTCGCGGAGGAATAAGAAATTCCAAGTTAAATGAGTGGTTATTCGCGAGAGCGGAGATGACCGTTCAATAAGGCAGTTAGATTGAGACTGCGATAAAAAGGTTAGGTCAATGTACCTATAGGTGTTTAAGTAAAGGTTTACAAATTAGTTAAATACTTAAGCGGATGAAGTATAATAACGATGGGTTAGAGACAAaacaaggaaaaataaaataataatacttgatTTTTTctggttttttaaatataaagaaataaacaaactaaTCGTATCTTCACCTacatagtaaatataataattgaaaatgcaTAAACAATTTGCATTAATTCGTTAACTTGCCTGGCCAAGCTTTCTAAGGCGGTGAGGTAGTGGTCTGGAGGATTTCCAGAATGTTGGTTAGCTGAGGACGATGTAGCGGCGTAAACATTTGGTGGGGTTGGGGCTGCGATGGCTATAATTTTGTCAGCCAACTCTGAAAGTTTCTCTAGCGGCATATCCATATGCGATGCAATGATAGGTTGAATGTTATTGGGTAACCTATTGTGCCATGTTGATCTAATAAATTCGTCTGGTACCTGTGGTCCGGCCAAATGTTGTAGGTGACGAAGAAATTGTGAAGGCTTTCTAGTGCCGAGTTCTTGATTGTCTAAAAATTGCCTGATTCCTTCTTCGCGCGGTTTACTTAATCGCCTTATTAGCTCCGCTTTGAGGGTTGgtatttgttgtctttggGAGGACTTTCTATAATATCCGCAACTTCAATAGCGAACTGTGGGTCCAGTTGGCTAGTCGCGTTATAAAATTTAGTCGTGTCTGACGTTATTTCCGCTAAACAAAATTGGCCTTCCAATTGAGCAAACCAGAGTGCAGGTCGATTTCGTAAAAatggtggtattttaattccAACCTTGAAAACTTCATGTGCACCCTTTTCCATTTTGTCCGTGTCCCCTCCGTTTTCGTCTTGCATGGCAAACGTGAAAAAGTGCTAAGACCGCGTGGCGTGTAGTTTTTCTTACTCTTATCACGTCGGGGTCACCAGTATAGTGTTCGCGTTGTTGTATAAccactatataaataataaaacttgtgTGATCTCAAcgatgtatatatttttcgtaaaaataaaCCGCGGCGTCGGCAGCGAGTTGTACGTGTGTCGCTTAAGAAATCGTGGGCCGTACTGGTTGTTTTCGTCTTGCATGGCAAACGTGAAAAAGTGCTAAGACCGCGTGGCGTGTAGTTTTTCTTACTCTTATCACGTCGGGGTCACCAGTATAGTGTTCGCGTTGTCGTATAAccactatataaataataaaacttgtgTGATCTCAAcgatgtatatatttttcgtaaaaataaaCCGCGGCGTCGGCAGCGAGTTGTACGTGTGTCGCTTAAGAAATCGTGGGCCGTACTGGTTGAAGGAGCGCGCTGTGGAATGCGCGTACGCCTCGCCCCCGCCAGCCGCGGAGAACAATAGACACGgtaattttattgatgtttttatttcagcTACCAATGACGACGAGGACGCCACAAATACAATGCTACAATAGAATTCCATgcaaaagtgaaaaaaatggAAAAACAAGTGGCCCTATCAAtagaattgaataaaataattttgttgatTGGCATACAATGTGTACAAAAACTTTTGACAAGAAAGAAAAAGAGAAGGAACAGGACGATTTGGGTTCGTGATTGGCTAAGTAGAAGAGAAATGCTTGGAGCAAGTAATCGATTGCTAGTAGAAATGCGAGAAGAAGATCTTGATGGTTACAAAAACCATTTACGCATGTTACCGCACCAGTTTGACGAGTTACTATCTAAAATTGAAAGTGCTATAAAGAAACAAGATACACACATGCGAAATGCTATTCCACCAAAAGTGAAATTGGAAGTAACTTTGAGGTATCTAGCAACTGGAGATTCGTTATACACATTAGGAGCCCTTCACAGAGTTGCAAGATCTACTATAGCTTTATTTCTACCTGAAGTGTGTAATGCAATATACAATGCTCTGAAGGATTGTATGCGGGTAAGCAAAGTAAACTAATAATCATTAGTTAAAatcaagtatttatttttgaaaatttagtATAACATATCTTAGTTTTAACACATTTCCCATGCTTTGGTCAACAAATCTTGTTCGTGGACGGTAGAAGCTTGTTCCGATGATGCGTCAGGAAGTGTGTAAGTGATGGTATTTGTGTTTTCAGTAGATGGTAAGTAAGTCATTGATTGTGTGTTTGTCGAAGGAGGTGTGTAAGTCATTGTTTGTGTGTTTGTAGTAGGAGGTGTGTAAGTCATTGTTAGTGTATTTGTAGTAGGAGGTGTGTAAATCATTGTTAGTGTATTTGTAGTAGGAGGTGTGTAAATCATTGTTTGTGTATTTGTAGTAGGAGGTGTGTAAGTCATTGTTAGTGTATTTGTAGTAGGAGGTGTGTAAGTCATTGTTAGTGTATTTGTAGTAGGAGGTGTGTAAATCATTGTTTGTGTATTTGTAGTAGGAGGTGTGTAAGTCATTGTTGGTGTGTTTGTAGTAAGAGGTCTGGAAGTCTTTGTTTGTGCATTTGTTGTAGGAAGTACGTAagtgaatttatttgtgtctATAGTAGGGGGTGTGGAAATCATTGTTTGTGTATTTCCAGTAGGAGGTATGAACGTTATCGTTTGTGTATTTTGGTAATGGTGTCGACGTCTTGCTGCAGTCAGAATTAATTGGATCTCATTTTGTATGTCTAATGCCTCGTACAATGGTAGGGTTCGCAATTGCGCTGCAACATTTTGagcaaaataatgaaattcatCATACTCATTGTTATTTGCATTAATAGCAGCACTAATATTTTCCAAACGATCGAGTGCGTAGCTTATCGGTTCTTCTTGTAATCTTCTTTTTCTGCTTCGTGTTGATGAGCTATTAGATGAACGTGATTGTGGTCTATTATCAACTGTTGCACTCGGGGAGGGTGACGACAGAGTCACCGACTGCGGCGTTGATGAGTTAGGATATGAAACATCAGGTTGTGAATCCTGCGATGTATCTTCTGCATTCTGTATCTGTAATAAAACGAATTGTCCGTTAAGTTTATAAGTTTCATATTaatgaagattttttttcagattcCTCATCATGAAGATTGGAAACGCATTGAACATGGATTTAGAACCAAATGAAACTTTCCAGGTTGTGTTGGAGCGATGGACGgcaaacatataaatatactcGCTCCTGATGATACTTCCGACTACTATAATTACAAGGGCGCCCATAGTATTATACTTATGGCATTAGTAGATGATGACTACTGTTTTTCGTACGTTAATGTTGGGACTAATGGTAGAGCTTCTGATGGAGGTGTTTTTCAACAATCAAATTTAGCACAAGCCTTGGAAAATAATAGTCTTAATTTACCGAACCAATCAGTTATTGTGGCAGACGCTGCTTTTCCTCTATGTTCATTCTTTAGGGAATGACTGGGCCGGTAAATGAAACTCTTTAAGACTTCTTGTACAAACTTGTTTAATATGACCTTTCGCTAGTCGAGTACAAAGAGAAGTGATGGCGCACGTCGCCCCaccttacaattattataatgcaaAAATGCGCCTGATATAAACATTGCGCAATGTCGCAACATACTCCCGGCCGTTGAAACTCTTTCAACATTCTTCATTTAATCTTCTTGTACCGGCAACTTGCACAGCCGGACCAACGAACGTGTAATGCAGCCGCTGCTGGTTTTAATTTCTGCCACTCTGGCCACTCCATCTAATCCATTTATCAGCCGCTGCACTCGACCCAACTTCCAGCAGAGAGGGGCAGTATTGTCCTCGGCTATCAGCACTAGGTCCCCAATATTAAGATTGGCAGAGTTCTCTCTCCATTTAGTGCGCTGTTGCAATTCCACCACATACTCCTTTTGCCATCGTCTCCAAAAGTGCTGTCTTAATTGCTCAATTCTCTGGTACCTTTGTAAGTGACTAAATTTGAATTCATCAAGACCTTTAGAAGGCAGCGAAGTTAATGGTCGACCAATAAGAAAGTGTCCTGGGGAAAGGGTAAGAAGGTCATCGGGAGAAGATGACAAGGGACACAAGGGACGGCTGTTTAGGATTGCTTCTACTTGTGCAAATAAAGTTGATATTTCCTCAAAAGTAAGATGACAGTTTCCCATAACACGCCGTATATGGTGCTTAGCAGATTTTACCCCACTTTCCCAAATACCACCGAAATGAGGAGTATATGCCggaatgaaattaaatttaattgattgtTGACTTGCAAAGTCAAACAGAGaatctttattttgtttgataaaTGAACCTAATTCTCGCGCTGCAGCTACAAAATTGGTACCGTTATCAGAAAATATTTCCGTTGGTCGTCCTCGACGAGCAATGAAACGGCGAAGTGCCATTATATATGCTTCTTTAGTTAAGTCACTAACAGCTTCTAAATGTATACATTTGAAACGCaagcaaacaaatatacacaAATAGCATTTAATTAAGCGGCTTCCTCGTCCTTTGCGATTCAAGATAAGAAATGGACCTGCGTAGTCAACTCCTACAGCTAAAAAAGGGTAATCTGGGGCAATCCGCTGTTCTGGAAGATTTCCCATTTTAGGTTGAAGAGTTTGCCCACGCATACGCCTGCAAATAACGCATCTATTAACTACCCGTTGAGCAAGACGACGCCCGTTAACTGGCCAGACAACCTCTCTCACAGCTGCAAGTAGCAATAAAGGACCAGCATGCATATGCTTTAAATGCTCTCGctcaaaatataattgagtAAGGCGGTTGTTACTATGTAATATGATTGGATGCTTTCTTTCATAAGAGTAATAATTTGATGCATCTAAACGCCCGCCAACtcgtattatattttcatcaaGAAATGgagataaagataaaattttgctTTTGCTATTCAACTGTTTACCCTTgattaataaatcatattcaATTGGAAATGATTGCCTTTGGGCCCACTCATATAACTTGTTCATGGCGTTACTCAATTCGCTAGTTGATAGCGCACCTAGGcgtttattagttttattttttatattaaatatgaatcGAAGCACATATGAAACTGTTCTTTGTAATCGAGTCAGTGAGGAGTAcctattaaaatcaataaatgattCATTTATTACAGCCGAATTAACCTTAATTTCaggtaaactatttaaatcaaaagattttaaaacagGCCATTTAGCCTCGTCTTCATGCAAAAAACTAGGGCCTAACCACCACAAGttcatattcaaaatattcttAGCTTGAATTCCCCTTGATATAAGATCAGCAGGATTAAATTCCGATGGCACGTATCGCCATGCTGAAGAAGaagttatttcttttatttcactAATGCGGTTGGCTACAAATGTTTTCAATCTACCTATATCCCCTTTTATCCAGCATAACACAACACTGGAATCGCACCAATGTACTATCCGCGTAGGTGTAAACCTAATTGACTCTAACACCGATTTTGTGAGTTTTCCGGCAAGTAGCGCCGCACATAATTCTAGCCTTGGGATAGTAGTAGGCTTTAGAGGAGCTACCTTTGATTTACTGCATAATAATCGAACAGTGACAAGATTGTTGCTGCTAATTGTTCTCACATAAATACTTGCACCATAAGCAATTTGCGATGCGTCACTAAAAGAATGTAATTCTATGATCTGAGGTGAATTCCCCAATACTAATCTCGGaatattcaattgttttaaatactttaaattatctACAAAATTTATCCATTCATCTTTTATCTTCTGACTAACAGGCTCATCCCAGCCAATCTTTTGTTGCCATAGACGTTGCAACATTATCTtaggaataataataactggACTTAATACTCCTAACgggtcaaatattttaaaagcatttgacataataaatcgttttgtGATTGGTGGTccagttatatatatactttctTTTACTGGTATATGAAAAGTGTCAGTAGAAGGAGTCCAACCTAAACCCAAAGTACTAGAGGATTcactcaatattaaattatcttgtttgtttatttcaaattttgtaaaaattgacggaaaattagttttatattttcgtaaattaaaacatcctGACTTTAAAGCACATGATACAgccttttgtatataaatcaaTGTTTCTGGATCATCAGCTCCAGTCAACAAATCATCTACAAGAAAATCCCTTTGGATGATGACCTTTATGAGTTCATCGTCTTGCTCTTGACCTATTTGCCATAAGCATCGTGTACTAAGGTAGCTTGCACATGCTGTTCCATATGTCAGAGTATTTAAAGCTAATGTTTGTATAGGCTGATATTCATTCGGTCTCCAAAGTATCAGCTGAAAATTTTTGTCACCTTCTTTAACATTTACTTGCCTatacattttttctatatCAGCCGTAAGTAAGTATTTATGTTGCCTCGCTCGTactaaaatagaaaaaagacTATGTATGCTCGGTCCTACCTTTAATAGATCATTTAACGAATAACCAGTTGTAGTGGCTGCTAAACCGTCAAACACTACGCGCAACTTAGTAGACTCACTATCTGACCTGATCACTGCATGAtggcataaataataatgtggaCCTTCATCAAATATCTTACCCTGACATAAAACTGACAGATGCCCTAATTCTTTATATTCATCAATGAATTTGGAATAGTCTATCTTTAATTGAGAATCACGCCTAAatcttttttctaaattaaaaaatcgtttTCTAGCTAAACCATAACTATTTCCTAAACAAGTTATAGCCCTTTTAAAAGGTAATTTTACATTGAACCTACCATCACTATCTCTAGTAGTGTTTTCTAAAAAATGCTGTTCACTTTCCCTATCCTCGCAACCTCTCCCACACACTGAGTTATAGGGAAAGTCCTCTATCTCCCAAAACTTTATCAACAAATCATCCAATTCATTATTTTGAGATGGTCCTAAGCATTGACTGCACAGTATGGCTCTGCTAGACCTTGCCGAATAAATAGGACCACACATTAACCAACCTAAATGGGAGTTTCTTAACTGTGGACCACAGTTGCCTAGCGAATATTGCCCATCTCTTATTATATCCCAGAATAAGTCTGCACCTATCAAGACGTCTACTGGAGCAGGTTGGTCAAACCTTGGATCAGCCAACTGCATGTTCCTAGGCAacttaaatgttatttctacTGGGCCTTTAGGTAATTGCCCTGttaattcttttaaaacataGCAAGACAACATTGAACTGTAATTGCtgtttaatgaatttatttgaatgttaCAAGTTTCAGTTACACTACTTGAACA
Coding sequences within:
- the LOC125058763 gene encoding uncharacterized protein LOC125058763 is translated as MRGQTLQPKMGNLPEQRIAPDYPFLAVGVDYAGPFLILNRKGRGSRLIKCYLCIFVCLRFKCIHLEAVSDLTKEAYIMALRRFIARRGRPTEIFSDNGTNFVAAARELGSFIKQNKDSLFDFASQQSIKFNFIPAYTPHFGGIWESGVKSAKHHIRRVMGNCHLTFEEISTLFAQVEAILNSRPLCPLSSSPDDLLTLSPGHFLIGRPLTSLPSKGLDEFKFSHLQRYQRIEQLRQHFWRRWQKEYVVELQQRTKWRENSANLNIGDLVLIAEDNTAPLCWKLGRVQRLINGLDGVARVAEIKTSSGCITRSLVRLCKLPVQED